The DNA sequence ATTAccattcaacaaataaaaaggaagTTCATCAAGTAGGATCATCTTGCAAAATCCTAGTCTAATCGTCTAACTGGTTTACCAATGAGCATGGAGTGCTCATCCCAGCTCATCTAATCAACTAGCGTCCAGTCATGCCTCCAATGATCACACCCTCTACACCATCATTGATCTGTTCGTTCATTAAGGCGTCGCAGGCCATAAGGTCAAATCCACCATCCGGCAAATAAGGTGTTTTAACGGCACTAATCAACCTAAGCGACTTTATGTCATAAACATTAGTCTTGCAACTGGGAAGTTAACATCTTGCTTATAATCTTTAGAGGTGATGAAGAAGTAGGTTAAAGAGTAACATGTTTTAAGCTTCATAGCTAAGCATTGGAAGATGAAAATTGGGGATTACAGCTGCCTTTGATTACCCCCCATTTTGGGGATCCTTCATGCGTTGTTAAGACTGGCATAAATACAACTCAACAGCATTACTACTCACAGAAATAGAGCAGAGCTACAATATGATCGCATTATTTGTCACATCCAAATCCACATATAAAAGCATCAACATCTAGGAATTCGTATTTCTATACATATATCAGTAAGAAATTTTCTCATATAATACATCTTCATCTTGGTTGCATACTTATTTTGCTTCCGATTTCAACGTCGAAATTAGAGAGTACAGATCGCACCACTATTGAGCAGCTTTGTAACTTTGCAAAGTGAATCCAAATAACAAAACTATATATCAGTAAAAAATGTCGTACCTCGATAGCTAGCATTGAGGAAATAACAGCCGGCAGCCGAAGCTATTgcagaaaatttgagagaacTGAATGGTACAAATTGAGAAATAACGTGACGCAATTTCACTTAATTCGGCGGTGGCTGTAGCTCCGCATCCGCCGGAATGATTGGTACTTTGAGAGTAGCACTTTATTTGAAAACAACTAAAAAGACAATTTACCTTGCGTGAGCGCGGCGGCGAGATTTTTATTTAGGGTTTTAGTGGTTTAAATATAAttccctaaaaaaaaaagtggtttATGGTAATTATAATATAACGTCGAAactgataaatattttactatttgttTGGCACAACTGccaataattattgtataggAATTAGGAATAGGATTCTTCTTTGCATGCgtatcattattttaattaaatagagaaaaaagagacGAATTTATGAATCCTTGAATTGAGCAGCACGCCGCCAAAGTCCACTACAGTCCACACTGTTTCTTTCTTCCTTGAATCGCAAATCAATCGAAGCACCTTTTCGTCTATGGCGGAAGAGAGTGGTGAAGAGTACCTGTTCAAGATAGTGGTGATCGGCGATTCCGCTGTGGGGAAATCGAATTTGCTGTCGCGGTTTACTCGAGATGAGTTCGACCACAACTCCAAGGCCACGATCGGAGTAGAGTTCCAGACGCAGGTGCTCGAGGTCGACGGGAAGGAGGTGAAAGCGCAGGTGTGGGATACCGCCGGCCAGGAGCGATTCCGCGCCGTCACCTCCGCCTATTACCGCGGCGCCGTCGGAGCTCTCGTCGTCTATGATATTACTCGGAGGACTACTTTCGATAGCGTCAAGCGTTGGCTCGATGAGCTCAATAGtaatctctctttctctctctcttcaatgGAATCTGGTTAGAATTCAAGTAGAAAATCAGAAGAAGAACAAAAAAGTAGACTGTTGAAGCTTATCAATTTGCTCAGTTGGATTTATTCTTCTAGCCTACAATTATTCATTTCTCTATATGCAAATTTATCTTTAAATTCTCCACTTTCTACATATGTTCGTTTCTGTATGTGCGAATCTACGACTATCCATAAACAtataagcacattttacttgcATTCATGTTGATTGCGAATATCTATTCAAGCTAATCAATCATCAAATCTAAGATAGATACGTTCAATTCACCTTGCATCGTGATCTTAGCACTAGAATATTGCAGTTTGATTATCTATTTTGCATGATTAGAACATTGAAGCTGAGATCAGTGGGGATAAGTTCTTGTTTAGTTTTGATGATCGTAGTACTATTTGTACATGTTAATTATAAATACGCCAATTTACTACC is a window from the Salvia hispanica cultivar TCC Black 2014 chromosome 1, UniMelb_Shisp_WGS_1.0, whole genome shotgun sequence genome containing:
- the LOC125201332 gene encoding ras-related protein RABA5b-like gives rise to the protein MAEESGEEYLFKIVVIGDSAVGKSNLLSRFTRDEFDHNSKATIGVEFQTQVLEVDGKEVKAQVWDTAGQERFRAVTSAYYRGAVGALVVYDITRRTTFDSVKRWLDELNTHCDTAVTRMLVGNKRDLESIREVTTEEGTELAEEEGMFFIETSALDSTNVSKAFEIVIRDIYEKVSRKILSSDSYKAELSVNRVSLDLSKQKSYFSCCSS